In Dioscorea cayenensis subsp. rotundata cultivar TDr96_F1 chromosome 11, TDr96_F1_v2_PseudoChromosome.rev07_lg8_w22 25.fasta, whole genome shotgun sequence, a single genomic region encodes these proteins:
- the LOC120272154 gene encoding cinnamoyl-CoA reductase 1-like isoform X2, translated as MSTISHTRTYGDAIRVAADHDLRQQTVCVTGAGGFIGSWLVKLLLLKGYNVRGTVRNNEDPKNLHLKGLEGAEGRLTLYKADVLDYESVCLAFDCCDGVFHVASPVTNDPEKVKVAVVGTVNAINAAAKAGVRRFVFTSSIGAVHMNPNRSSDTVLDENCWSDLEYCKKTKNWYCYGKILAELAAMDMAKKRELDLVVVVPPLTVGQMLQPILNASCFRVLTYMRGAKKVYPNAVMALVDVKDVAQAHVLVYEDSNASGRYFCMATVVHRSEFVRMLLEMFPVYPITNECEDKVHPRVNPYKFSNQRLQELGLEYTPIKKSLYETVKSLQEKGHLPPAHLLPASPRTPSL; from the exons ATGAGCACCATCTCTCATACCCGCACGTACGGAGATGCAATTCGGGTGGCCGCCGATCATGATCTCCGGCAACAGACAGTGTGTGTGACTGGTGCCGGCGGATTCATCGGATCATGGCTTGTGAAACTCTTGCTTCTCAAGGGATACAACGTTAGAGGAACAGTTCGAAACAACG AGGATCCGAAGAACTTGCATTTGAAAGGATTGGAAGGAGCTGAGGGAAGACTGACATTGTACAAAGCCGATGTGTTGGACTATGAAAGCGTTTGTTTGGCGTTCGACTGCTGTGATGGAGTCTTCCATGTTGCTTCTCCGGTGACCAATGACCCG GAGAAGGTGAAAGTGGCGGTTGTAGGCACAGTGAATGCAATTAATGCGGCCGCGAAAGCCGGTGTTCGTCGATTTGTATTCACTTCTTCAATTGGAGCTGTTCACATGAACCCTAACAGAAGCTCAGACACTGTCTTGGATGAAAATTGCTGGAGTGATCTTGAATATTGCAAGAAGACTAAA AATTGGTACTGCTATGGAAAAATATTGGCGGAACTTGCAGCAATGGACATGGCTAAAAAAAGAGAGTTGGACTTAGTGGTAGTAGTACCTCCATTGACAGTAGGACAAATGTTACAACCAATATTGAATGCAAGTTGTTTTAGGGTTCTCACCTACATGAGAGGAGCCAAGAAAGTTTACCCTAATGCTGTCATGGCCCTAGTTGATGTTAAGGATGTTGCTCAAGCTCACGTGCTTGTTTACGAAGACTCTAACGCTTCAGGGCGATATTTTTGCATGGCAACAGTGGTTCATCGAAGCGAGTTTGTTCGAATGCTTTTAGAGATGTTTCCAGTGTATCCCATCACAAATGA GTGTGAAGATAAGGTACACCCAAGGGTTAATCCTTACAAATTTTCAAACCAAAGACTTCAGGAACTTGGACTGGAGTATAcaccaataaaaaaaagccTATATGAAACAGTGAAGAGCTTGCAAGAGAAGGGCCACCTCCCTCCCGCCCACTTGCTTCCTGCGTCACCAAGAACTCCTTCTCTTTAA